One window of Quercus robur chromosome 12, dhQueRobu3.1, whole genome shotgun sequence genomic DNA carries:
- the LOC126710630 gene encoding universal stress protein PHOS34 encodes MAGQAAAVAEKQVMVVGIDDSERSTYALEWTLDHFFTPYASDHPFKLVLVHSKPTPFSAIGIAGPGAAEVLPLVDADLKKIAARVVEKARELCSTKSVQDVIVEVVEGDARNVLCEAVEKHHASILVVGSHGYGAIKRAVLGSVSDYCAHHAHCTVMIVKKPKIKH; translated from the exons ATGGCAGGCCAAGCAGCAGCAGTAGCAGAAAAGCAAGTGATGGTGGTAGGTATCGACGACAGCGAACGCAGCACCTACGCATTAGAGTGGACTTTGGATCACTTCTTCACACCTTACGCCTCCGACCATCCTTTCAAGCTCGTCCTCGTCCACTCCAAACCCACTCCTTTTTCCGCCATAGGCATCGCCGGCCCTG GAGCCGCCGAAGTTTTACCGCTTGTGGATGCGGATTTGAAGAAGATCGCTGCCCGAGTTGTTGAAAAGGCTAGGGAGCTTTGCTCCACTAAAtcg GTGCAGGATGTGATAGTGGAGGTGGTTGAAGGAGATGCTAGGAATGTTCTTTGTGAGGCAGTGGAGAAACACCACGCATCCATTTTGGTTGTGGGTAGTCATGGCTATGGAGCTATCAAGAG GGCTGTTTTAGGCAGTGTCAGTGACTACTGTGCTCATCATGCCCACTGCACGGTGATGATTGTGAAGAAGCCCAAAATCAAACACTAA
- the LOC126710627 gene encoding universal stress protein PHOS34-like — translation MASPAEVEAEAVAVAEKQVMVVGIDDSEQSTYALGWTLKHFFTPYASNPPFKLVLVHAKPTVSSAVSLAGPGGAEILPMVEADLKKIAARIIETAKGLCDRKSVHDVKVEVVQGDARNVLCEAVEKHHASILVVGSHGYGAIKRAVLGSVSDYCAHHAHCTVMIVKRPKIKH, via the exons ATGGCAAGCCCAGCAGAAGTAGAAGCAGAAGCAGTAGCAGTAGCAGAAAAGCAAGTGATGGTGGTAGGTATCGACGACAGCGAGCAAAGCACCTACGCTTTGGGGTGGACTCTGAAACACTTCTTCACACCTTACGCCTCCAACCCTCCTTTCAAGCTCGTCCTCGTCCACGCCAAACCCACTGTTTCCTCCGCCGTAAGTCTCGCCGGACCtg GAGGCGCCGAAATTTTACCGATGGTGGAGGCTGATTTGAAGAAGATCGCTGCTCGAATTATTGAAACGGCCAAGGGACTTTGCGACAGAAAATcg GTGCATGATGTGAAAGTGGAGGTGGTGCAAGGAGATGCTAGGAATGTTCTTTGTGAGGCAGTGGAGAAACACCATGCATCCATTTTGGTTGTGGGTAGTCATGGCTATGGAGCTATCAAGAG GGCTGTTTTAGGCAGTGTCAGTGACTACTGTGCTCATCATGCCCACTGCACGGTGATGATTGTGAAGAGGCCCAAAATCAAACACTAA